Proteins encoded by one window of Acinonyx jubatus isolate Ajub_Pintada_27869175 chromosome X, VMU_Ajub_asm_v1.0, whole genome shotgun sequence:
- the ELK1 gene encoding ETS domain-containing protein Elk-1 — protein sequence MDPSVTLWQFLLQLLREQGNGHIISWTSRDGGEFKLVDAEEVARLWGLRKNKTNMNYDKLSRALRYYYDKNIIRKVSGQKFVYKFVSYPEVARCSTEDCPPQPEVSITSTVANVAPTAVHTVPGDTASGKPGTPKGAGMAGPGGLVRSSRNEYMRSGLYSTFTIQSLQPQPPPHSRPASVLSNTAPAGAAVPPSGSRSTSPSPLEACLEAEEAGLPLQVILTPPEAQNPKSEEMNVDPGLGRPLPPEVKVDGPKEEVEATVGGEAGFVQEAAKAGPEVPPAEGGPARLPAVVMETTAQVGGLAASTASNTEIAQPQKGRKPRDLELPLSPSLLGGPGPERTPGSGTGSGLQAPGPALTPSLLPTHTLTPVLLTPSSLPPSIHFWSTLSPIAPRSPAKLSFQFPSSGSAQVHIPSISVDGLSTPVVLSPGPQKP from the exons ATGGACCCCTCTGTGACGCTGTGGCAGTTTCTGCTGCAGCTGCTGAGAGAACAAGGCAACGGCCACATCATCTCCTGGACCTCCCGGGATGGCGGTGAGTTCAAGCTGGTGGATGCCGAGGAGGTGGCCCGGCTGTGGGGGCTGCGTAAGAACAAGACCAACATGAATTACGACAAGCTCAGCCGGGCCCTGCGGTACTACTACGACAAG aACATCATCCGCAAAGTGAGCGGCCAGAAGTTCGTCTACAAGTTTGTGTCCTACCCCGAGGTCGCGAGGTGCTCCACTGAGGACTGCCCGCCCCAGCCTGAGGTGTCGATCACCTCCACTGTGGCAAATGTGGCCCCCACCGCTGTACACACTGTCCCCGGGGACACAGCCTCTGGGAAACCAGGCACACCCAAGGGTGCAGGCATGGCAGGCCCGGGTGGCTTGGTGCGCAGCAGCCGGAACGAGTACATGCGCTCAGGCCTCTATTCCACCTTCACCATCCAGTCCCTGCAGCCACAGCCACCCCCTCATTCTCGGCCTGCCTCAGTGCTCTCCAACACCGCCCCTGCAGGAGCTGCAGTGCCCCCTTCTGGGAGCAGGAGCACCAGTCCAAGCCCCCTGGAGGCCTGCCTGGAGGCTGAGGAGGCTGGCCTGCCTCTGCAG GTCATCCTGACCCCACCCGAGGCCCAGAACCCTAAATCAGAAGAGATGAATGTGGATCCCGGGTTGGGCAGGCCACTGCCCCCCGAAGTGAAAGTGGACGGGCCCAAGGAAGAGGTGGAAGCCACTGTCGGTGGGGAGGCGGGGTTTGTGCAGGAAGCCGCTAAGGCCGGGCCGGAAGTTCCTCCTGCGGAGGGTGGGCCGGCCCGGCTGCCCGCGGTCGTCATGGAGACAACAGCGCAGGTCGGCGGTCTCGCGGCTTCCACTGCTTCCAACACGGAGATCGCCCAGCCTCAGAAGGGCCGGAAGCCCCGGGACCTGGAGCTTCCACTCAGCCCGAGCCTGCTGGGTGGGCCAGGACCCGAGCGGACTCCAGGATCGGGAACTGGCTCCGGGCTGCAGGCGCCGGGGCCAGCGCTGACCCCGTCCCTGCTACCTACGCACACATTG aCCCCGGTGCTGCTGACGCCAAGCTCGCTGCCCCCCAGCATTCACTTCTGGAGCACCCTGAGTCCCATTGCACCCCGTAGCCCAGCCAAGCTCTCCTTCCAG TTTCCGTCCAGTGGCAGCGCCCAGGTGCACATCCCTTCCATCAGCGTGGATGGCCTCTCAACCCCCGTGGTGCTCTCCCCAGGGCCCCAGAAGCCATGA
- the UXT gene encoding protein UXT encodes MATPPKRRALESTGEKVLRYEAFICDVLQRDLRKVLDHRDKVYEQLAKYLQLRNVIERLQEAKPSELYMQVDLGCNFFVDTVVPDTSRIYVALGYGFFLELTLAEALKFIDRKSNLLTELSDSLTKDSMNIKAHIHMLLEGLRELQGLQNFPETPHH; translated from the exons ATGGCGACGCCCCCTAAACGGCGGGCGCTGGAATCCACAGGGGAGAAAGTGCTGCGCTATGAGGCCTTCATCTGCGACGTGCTGCAGCGGGACCTGCG AAAAGTCCTGGACCATCGTGACAAGGTATATGAGCAGCTGGCCAAATACCTTCAACTGAGAAATGTCATTGAGCGACTTCAG GAAGCTAAGCCCTCGGAGTTATATATGCAGGTGGATTTGGGCTGTAACTTCTTCGTTGACACAGTTGT CCCAGACACTTCACGAATCTATGTGGCCCTTGGATATGGTTTTTTCCTGGAGTTGACCCTGGCAGAAGCCCTCAAGTTCATTGATCGTAAGAGCAACCTCCTCACAGA gcTCAGCGACAGCCTCACCAAGGACTCCATGAATATCAAGGCCCATATCCACATGTTGCTAGAG GGGCTTAGAGAGCTGCAAGGCCTGCAGAATTTCCCGGAGACACCTCACCATTga